From the Oleiphilus messinensis genome, one window contains:
- the fliF gene encoding flagellar basal-body MS-ring/collar protein FliF, with translation MASVPAEVNPEAQVPETEETSMNIGGDPQNDMLLGFNKLTLMRQIGLMVGLAASVALGLAVVLWAQEPNYQPLLTNLHNYDPDEITTLLNDNGINYKIEPKTGILMVETDDIYTARLKLASAGVKEDTGIGYEIMDQDQSLGSSQFMETTRFKRGLEGELARTISSLRNVRTARVHLAVPKRSVFVRDVRKPSASVFVEVYAGRELTKENVSSIVNLVASSVPEMSDKDVTVVDQRGNLLSKNDEDAEAKEIAKEFEYSRKVESVLNSRVVSILEPIIGAGRFRSEVSADVDFTEIESAEEVFNPDLQALRSEQTVDEQRVNGADGGVPGALSNQPPGNATAPELANGQPGAANPQMADIRKQATRNYEVDRSVSYTRHQTGKVARLTVAVVVDDIKRIDPESGDLSYVPWPAAELERLTILVRNAVGYSAARGDSVTVINSPFAPEEVVPVEEIPLWQQAWVLEWIKPFIAFLVFVILLFGLVRPTLKSLAKSGEAEKELALAGDEEGLATLDELEDTDAMSKVTLSATDEFLLPGASEGYDKQLNALKGLVAEDPARVAQVIRQWVNADE, from the coding sequence ATGGCGAGTGTACCAGCTGAAGTAAACCCCGAAGCTCAGGTTCCTGAAACCGAAGAGACATCAATGAATATTGGCGGGGATCCTCAGAACGATATGTTGCTGGGGTTCAACAAGTTGACGCTGATGCGCCAGATTGGTTTGATGGTCGGTTTGGCGGCCAGTGTTGCATTGGGTTTGGCCGTTGTACTCTGGGCTCAGGAGCCTAATTATCAGCCATTGTTGACGAATCTTCACAACTATGACCCTGATGAAATCACCACCCTTCTGAATGATAATGGTATCAATTACAAAATCGAGCCGAAAACCGGTATCTTGATGGTGGAGACCGATGATATTTACACCGCGCGATTAAAGCTTGCATCCGCCGGAGTTAAAGAGGATACCGGAATTGGCTATGAGATCATGGATCAGGATCAGTCTCTGGGCTCCAGTCAGTTTATGGAAACCACTCGTTTCAAACGCGGACTGGAAGGGGAGTTGGCTCGAACGATTTCAAGTTTGCGTAATGTCAGAACCGCCCGGGTCCATCTGGCTGTGCCGAAACGATCGGTTTTTGTTCGGGATGTCCGAAAGCCCTCTGCATCTGTTTTTGTAGAAGTTTATGCCGGGCGTGAGCTTACCAAGGAGAATGTGTCTTCCATTGTCAACCTGGTGGCGAGCAGCGTGCCTGAGATGAGTGATAAGGATGTTACCGTGGTTGATCAGCGGGGGAACCTGTTGTCCAAAAACGATGAGGATGCCGAAGCCAAGGAAATCGCAAAGGAATTCGAATATTCCCGTAAGGTGGAATCCGTTTTGAATTCCAGAGTGGTCAGTATTCTGGAACCCATTATCGGGGCTGGCCGGTTCCGCTCGGAAGTGTCGGCAGACGTTGATTTCACTGAAATCGAGTCGGCGGAGGAGGTTTTCAACCCTGACTTACAGGCCCTGCGCAGTGAACAAACTGTCGATGAGCAGCGCGTGAATGGTGCTGATGGCGGTGTTCCAGGCGCATTGTCGAATCAGCCCCCGGGAAATGCTACAGCACCTGAGCTTGCCAATGGCCAGCCTGGCGCGGCCAATCCACAGATGGCGGATATCCGCAAGCAGGCAACTCGCAACTACGAAGTTGATCGCTCCGTGAGCTACACCCGGCATCAAACCGGTAAAGTTGCGCGCTTGACCGTTGCAGTTGTTGTTGATGACATCAAAAGAATTGACCCTGAATCGGGGGACTTAAGCTATGTCCCCTGGCCTGCGGCAGAGCTTGAACGTTTGACGATTCTGGTACGCAACGCGGTTGGCTATTCTGCTGCCCGAGGTGACAGTGTAACCGTTATTAATTCGCCGTTTGCGCCGGAAGAAGTGGTACCGGTTGAAGAAATCCCGCTTTGGCAGCAGGCTTGGGTGCTTGAATGGATCAAACCCTTTATTGCCTTCCTCGTGTTTGTCATACTGTTATTTGGGCTGGTTCGTCCTACACTGAAAAGTCTGGCGAAAAGTGGCGAAGCCGAGAAAGAACTGGCACTGGCCGGTGATGAAGAAGGATTGGCTACTCTGGATGAGCTTGAAGACACGGATGCCATGAGTAAAGTAACATTATCTGCGACTGATGAGTTCCTTTTACCCGGGGCGTCTGAAGGGTATGATAAGCAATTGAATGCACTGAAAGGTCTGGTTGCTGAGGATCCTGCTCGAGTCGCGCAGGTCATCAGACAGTGGGTAAATGCAGATGAATAG
- the fliE gene encoding flagellar hook-basal body complex protein FliE: MTERNDITQVLAEMRTLRAQIQRPKPVQPDLNPNKINEVNKPSDVPSFGDMLTSAVNKVNDTQKTAKTLATAYEQGDPQVDIARVMVAGQKASVSFQALTQVRNKVVQAYEEIMKMPV; the protein is encoded by the coding sequence ATGACAGAGCGAAATGATATTACTCAGGTGTTGGCAGAAATGCGTACTTTACGCGCGCAAATTCAACGTCCAAAACCCGTTCAGCCAGACCTTAATCCAAACAAAATCAATGAAGTTAACAAGCCGTCGGACGTTCCCAGCTTCGGCGATATGCTCACTTCAGCAGTAAACAAGGTAAATGATACGCAAAAAACAGCCAAGACTTTGGCAACCGCCTATGAGCAAGGAGATCCTCAAGTTGATATCGCCAGGGTCATGGTCGCGGGTCAAAAGGCGTCGGTGTCGTTTCAGGCTCTGACACAGGTTCGAAACAAGGTTGTGCAGGCGTATGAAGAAATCATGAAGATGCCGGTTTAA
- a CDS encoding sigma-54-dependent transcriptional regulator — protein sequence MSKAKILIVEDDIELREALVTTIEMNGHQCLEAESAEAALPLLENSLVDLVVSDVNMPGMDGHALLDQIQKLYPGLPVILMTAYGQIRQAVNAIQAGAIDYMVKPFDPTTLMRSVNRVVNGDIDDDEAQPVAEDPYSRRLFQMANKVATTDSTVLISGESGTGKEVLARYIHAHSNRSKAPFVAINCAAIPENMLEAILFGHEKGAFTGAYASAPGKFEQANGGTLLLDEISEMELGLQAKLLRVLQEREVERVGGRKTIALNVRVLATTNRNLHEYVREGKFREDLFYRLSVFPMHWRPLRERPLDIVPLAEKLLTKHTRKMKLPSVNISTAAKTSLTEYHWPGNVRELDNALQRALILQQGNVIQADDLCLDMIGQPWMAMTAPVTTAMPASMVSESAQDAKRGESWDEYAVGTSGWIGENPTSSLSETEHFAGGAPQDSYKPEAPVDLGTDLKMREFQIIIDTIRQCRKRKLAAEKLGISPRTLRYKLAQMRDMGIDLETELALS from the coding sequence ATGAGTAAGGCAAAAATACTGATCGTAGAAGACGACATCGAGTTAAGAGAAGCCTTGGTAACAACCATCGAAATGAATGGTCATCAATGTTTGGAGGCAGAATCGGCAGAGGCTGCTTTACCACTGCTGGAGAATAGTCTGGTTGATCTGGTTGTCAGCGATGTCAACATGCCCGGTATGGATGGGCATGCTCTTCTGGATCAAATACAGAAACTCTACCCCGGGCTACCGGTCATCTTGATGACTGCTTACGGTCAAATACGCCAAGCTGTGAATGCAATTCAGGCGGGAGCTATTGATTACATGGTTAAACCCTTTGATCCAACAACCCTGATGCGTTCAGTGAATCGGGTTGTAAATGGTGATATTGATGATGATGAAGCACAGCCTGTGGCAGAGGATCCTTACAGTCGACGTTTGTTTCAAATGGCAAACAAAGTCGCAACTACGGATTCCACCGTGCTGATTTCAGGCGAAAGTGGAACGGGTAAAGAGGTTCTGGCACGGTATATTCACGCGCACTCTAATCGTAGTAAAGCGCCTTTCGTGGCGATTAATTGTGCAGCCATTCCGGAGAATATGCTGGAAGCCATCCTTTTTGGGCATGAGAAAGGTGCATTTACCGGAGCATATGCCAGCGCTCCAGGCAAGTTCGAGCAGGCCAACGGTGGCACACTGTTGCTGGATGAAATATCGGAAATGGAGCTGGGCTTGCAGGCGAAACTCCTTCGCGTCTTGCAGGAGCGCGAAGTAGAGCGAGTGGGGGGGCGGAAAACTATCGCTCTGAATGTACGGGTTTTGGCAACCACTAACCGTAATCTTCACGAGTATGTTCGGGAAGGCAAGTTCCGTGAAGATTTGTTTTATCGGTTGAGTGTATTTCCCATGCACTGGCGTCCTCTTCGTGAGCGTCCACTGGATATTGTCCCGCTGGCGGAGAAGCTGTTGACAAAGCATACACGTAAAATGAAGCTTCCAAGCGTCAATATATCGACAGCGGCCAAAACATCATTGACGGAGTATCACTGGCCTGGCAATGTTCGTGAGCTCGATAATGCACTCCAGCGAGCGTTGATCCTGCAGCAGGGCAATGTGATTCAGGCCGATGATTTATGTCTCGATATGATTGGTCAGCCCTGGATGGCGATGACCGCACCGGTAACAACAGCCATGCCTGCATCCATGGTTTCGGAGTCCGCACAAGATGCAAAACGAGGGGAGTCCTGGGATGAATATGCGGTCGGGACTTCGGGCTGGATCGGCGAAAACCCGACGTCGAGTCTATCTGAAACAGAGCATTTTGCCGGCGGAGCACCTCAGGATAGCTATAAGCCTGAAGCGCCTGTTGATTTGGGAACGGATCTCAAAATGAGAGAGTTCCAAATTATAATTGATACCATACGTCAATGCCGGAAGCGCAAGCTGGCAGCTGAAAAATTGGGGATCAGTCCCAGAACACTTCGATATAAGCTGGCACAGATGCGGGATATGGGAATCGACCTCGAGACTGAGCTTGCGTTGAGTTGA
- a CDS encoding sensor histidine kinase codes for MSLQKQAAQSIQDHWCSEPIIAMQDIGRQSISVPSAFSGTLNARTFDQESIDGDSTQVSQIVNMFNHLSSQLTESYRNLENRVGQLNGELSEEVQQRRKELEEKERVANRLETLLRLLPAAVVVLDGHGVIQQCNDAAIDLLGEPLEGERWLDVIQRCFSPRHDDGHEVSLKDGRRVSIAIRSMDNTPGQLILLTDLTETRQLQAQLSRSERLSSMGRMVASLAHQVRTPLSTAMLYAGHLCQSEIDDEMRIKCATKLMSRLTHLEQQVRDMLIFARGETPMAERVCIDEIKVLLEQAADAPVQSSNSHIEWDNRCHGEYISCNRDALIGACMNLINNSIEAVKGEAHIRVCLTSVPGERVAITVEDNGPGLPDTDTEQVLEAFYTTKSQGTGLGLAVVQAVAKAHKGVFSLNNRNQPERGVIATLILPAQCADVQ; via the coding sequence ATGAGTTTACAAAAACAGGCAGCCCAATCCATACAAGATCATTGGTGTAGTGAGCCCATTATTGCGATGCAGGATATCGGGCGGCAATCCATTTCTGTACCCAGTGCATTTTCTGGCACCTTGAATGCTCGAACCTTCGATCAGGAATCGATTGATGGGGATAGCACTCAAGTGAGCCAAATCGTCAATATGTTTAATCATCTGTCCTCGCAGTTGACAGAGTCCTACCGTAATCTTGAGAACAGAGTAGGTCAATTAAACGGCGAACTGTCCGAGGAAGTTCAGCAACGTCGGAAGGAGCTGGAAGAAAAGGAGCGGGTTGCCAATCGATTGGAAACCCTTTTGAGATTATTGCCTGCCGCGGTTGTCGTTTTGGACGGTCATGGCGTGATTCAGCAATGTAATGATGCGGCGATCGACTTGTTGGGGGAGCCGCTGGAAGGGGAGCGCTGGCTGGATGTTATTCAGCGTTGTTTCTCCCCTCGACATGATGATGGACATGAAGTGTCTCTGAAAGACGGGCGTCGAGTCAGCATTGCTATACGTTCAATGGACAACACACCTGGGCAATTAATCTTATTAACGGATTTAACCGAAACTCGTCAGCTACAGGCACAGTTGAGCCGTTCTGAGCGCTTGTCATCTATGGGGCGAATGGTCGCATCTTTGGCCCATCAGGTGCGTACGCCACTGTCAACAGCAATGCTGTATGCGGGGCATCTCTGTCAGTCTGAAATTGATGACGAGATGCGAATTAAGTGCGCTACGAAATTGATGTCGAGACTGACCCACCTGGAGCAACAAGTTAGAGATATGTTGATCTTTGCCCGAGGTGAAACGCCAATGGCAGAGCGTGTTTGCATCGATGAAATTAAAGTATTGCTTGAACAAGCCGCAGATGCGCCGGTGCAGTCCAGTAATAGCCATATCGAGTGGGATAACCGCTGCCATGGGGAATATATTTCCTGTAATCGTGACGCCTTGATTGGAGCCTGTATGAATTTGATTAATAACAGTATTGAGGCCGTTAAAGGCGAGGCGCATATCCGCGTGTGTTTGACCTCTGTGCCGGGTGAGCGCGTCGCGATTACGGTAGAAGATAACGGGCCAGGTTTACCGGATACGGATACCGAGCAGGTGTTAGAGGCGTTTTATACCACCAAATCTCAAGGTACAGGGCTTGGTCTCGCTGTGGTCCAGGCGGTCGCGAAAGCACATAAGGGGGTGTTTAGTCTGAATAACCGCAATCAACCAGAGCGAGGCGTCATTGCAACGCTGATTCTACCCGCACAATGTGCTGATGTGCAGTAG
- a CDS encoding DUF1338 domain-containing protein: MQLSEFFNELWTDYIRLSPQAESIHELFEQVDGPVCNDHVAFRTFSDSPIALDKLQKHILSLGYTPDEDYDFPEKKLNARSYVHATAPEAPLIFFSELRWLELPPALRQIIQNIIASIDQGAAANIDVLWRGLLWPRIRWQEYTLLVEQSEYAAWLAAHGLHANHFTISLTERPTINTVASAVEQLRSAGFRLNKSGGLIKGGPDTLLEQVSTLADVVPVRFAAGQIHEIPGCYYEFAKRYPTREGNLFRGFVPASADKIFESTHHAR, from the coding sequence ATGCAGTTATCGGAATTTTTCAATGAACTGTGGACAGACTATATCCGGCTGTCCCCTCAGGCTGAATCCATACATGAACTTTTCGAACAGGTAGATGGACCTGTATGCAATGATCATGTTGCGTTTCGAACCTTTTCGGACTCCCCCATTGCACTGGACAAGCTCCAAAAACACATCCTGTCCTTAGGCTACACACCGGATGAAGATTACGACTTTCCTGAAAAGAAACTTAATGCCAGAAGCTATGTTCACGCCACTGCCCCAGAGGCTCCACTCATCTTTTTCAGTGAGTTAAGGTGGCTCGAACTGCCACCGGCATTACGGCAAATCATTCAAAACATCATTGCCAGCATTGATCAAGGCGCAGCGGCCAATATCGACGTGCTCTGGCGAGGCCTGCTCTGGCCGCGAATTCGATGGCAGGAGTATACGTTGCTCGTTGAGCAAAGCGAGTATGCGGCCTGGCTCGCCGCCCACGGATTGCATGCCAATCATTTCACCATTTCACTCACTGAAAGGCCCACTATAAACACGGTGGCATCAGCGGTTGAGCAGCTACGAAGCGCGGGCTTTCGTTTAAATAAATCAGGCGGCTTAATCAAAGGCGGACCAGACACCTTATTGGAACAGGTATCGACACTCGCTGATGTCGTACCGGTCCGGTTTGCAGCCGGTCAAATTCATGAAATTCCAGGGTGTTATTACGAGTTTGCCAAGCGTTACCCTACCCGGGAAGGAAATTTATTTCGAGGTTTTGTGCCCGCCAGTGCCGACAAAATATTCGAATCCACCCATCATGCCCGGTAA
- a CDS encoding saccharopine dehydrogenase family protein: MARKNRIMILGAGRIGCCIARILQHSKKYKLTVADSNTQALTELKQLKFAVLTLDFADSKTLRNAFQGYDAIISAAPFHFNVGIAKAALKAGLSYFDLTEDVATTKAIRLLSSKAKNGQIFMPQCGLAPGFIGILGNALGLQFEQLQTLKLRVGALPEFPTNQLMYNLTWSTEGLINEYCNPCEAISQGEYCQLKPLEGLETFSLDGKSYEAFNTSGGLGTLCETLAGKVSELTYKTIRFQGHRYLMDFLINGLHLGDSGKSRDLLREIFETAIAKTQQDVVIVFVTATGYVQGKLMQRSAYYKIYHGVIAGDHWSAIQIATASSMCGVIDMHFEGQLPRSGFVRQEDVPFRDYIKNPFCKPLAQARHQHA; the protein is encoded by the coding sequence ATGGCCAGAAAAAATCGAATCATGATACTGGGAGCGGGACGCATCGGATGTTGTATTGCCCGAATACTGCAACACAGTAAAAAATACAAGTTAACGGTCGCTGACTCCAATACCCAGGCCCTTACCGAACTGAAACAACTGAAATTTGCAGTGCTGACACTCGACTTTGCTGATTCCAAAACATTGCGTAATGCCTTTCAGGGTTATGATGCAATTATTTCAGCCGCCCCTTTTCACTTTAACGTGGGTATCGCCAAAGCCGCTCTAAAAGCAGGTCTTTCCTATTTCGACCTTACTGAGGATGTTGCCACCACAAAAGCGATTCGGTTGCTGTCCTCAAAAGCCAAAAACGGGCAAATTTTCATGCCGCAGTGCGGCCTCGCCCCGGGTTTTATCGGTATTCTGGGCAATGCACTGGGCCTGCAATTTGAGCAATTGCAAACACTCAAATTAAGAGTCGGGGCCCTCCCGGAATTCCCCACTAACCAGCTCATGTACAATTTGACCTGGTCTACCGAGGGCTTAATCAATGAATACTGCAATCCCTGTGAAGCCATTTCCCAAGGGGAATACTGTCAATTAAAACCACTGGAAGGTCTGGAAACCTTTTCACTGGATGGCAAATCCTACGAGGCATTTAATACATCTGGCGGCTTGGGAACACTTTGTGAGACGCTGGCTGGAAAAGTTTCGGAATTGACTTACAAAACTATTCGATTTCAGGGGCACCGATATCTGATGGATTTTCTGATCAACGGCCTGCATTTGGGTGATAGCGGGAAAAGCAGGGATTTGTTACGAGAAATATTCGAAACAGCCATCGCAAAAACACAACAGGATGTAGTCATTGTCTTTGTGACGGCCACCGGTTATGTCCAGGGCAAACTGATGCAACGGAGCGCTTACTACAAAATATATCATGGGGTAATTGCAGGTGATCACTGGAGCGCGATTCAAATTGCAACAGCGAGCTCTATGTGTGGCGTAATAGACATGCACTTCGAAGGGCAACTGCCTCGCTCCGGATTTGTGCGCCAGGAAGATGTTCCCTTTCGGGACTACATTAAAAACCCATTTTGTAAACCGCTGGCACAAGCCCGGCATCAGCATGCCTGA
- the amaB gene encoding L-piperidine-6-carboxylate dehydrogenase, translating into MQQKIINAAKLDIYLKGTQFCGVIQGTHRLAGNESVFTSLSPIDNTPVANFGKADSTEVEQVIERSKAAFLQFRTVPAPIRGELVRRIGNLARERKTLLAELISLEAGKIKEEAQGEVQELIDICDFAVGQSRQLYGLTIASERPEHRMMEQWHPLGPVAIITAFNFPVAVWGWNAALALICGNSLIWKPSEQTSLCALACQQLVEDASSTMAEIPDDLTAVLLGDKTVADPLISHRDIALVSATGSTEMGRTVSARVAQRLGRVLLELGGNNGMIVTPSANLDLALRAIVFAAVGTCGQRCTSLRRVIAHESIIDELETRLIKAYTSLPVGNPFSDKTLIGPLVNRAAVKRFQAAIETFQKEGNEIIYGGQLREDLGPGNYVTPAIGRQTGDSQIIGTETFGPLLYLTPYETLPEAISIHNSVTQGLSSAIFTSDLQEAEQFLGPAGSDCGISNVNIGTSGAEIGGAFGGEKDTGGGRESGSDAWKNYMRRATNTINYGTALPLAQGIQFDI; encoded by the coding sequence ATGCAGCAGAAAATAATAAACGCCGCAAAATTAGATATCTATCTAAAAGGCACGCAATTCTGCGGTGTGATTCAGGGAACACATCGACTGGCCGGGAACGAATCCGTTTTTACCTCCCTGTCACCGATTGACAATACCCCTGTAGCCAACTTTGGAAAAGCCGACTCCACGGAAGTTGAACAGGTTATTGAGCGATCAAAAGCCGCTTTTTTGCAGTTCCGAACCGTGCCCGCTCCAATCCGGGGGGAGTTGGTTCGACGCATCGGCAACCTGGCTCGTGAACGAAAAACACTACTGGCCGAATTGATATCCCTTGAAGCCGGAAAGATCAAGGAAGAGGCCCAGGGTGAAGTTCAAGAGCTTATCGATATCTGTGATTTTGCCGTGGGTCAATCAAGGCAACTTTACGGTTTAACCATCGCCAGTGAACGTCCTGAGCATCGAATGATGGAGCAATGGCACCCTCTTGGCCCTGTCGCAATCATCACAGCTTTCAACTTTCCCGTTGCAGTCTGGGGCTGGAATGCGGCCTTGGCTTTGATTTGTGGTAACAGTCTGATTTGGAAGCCATCAGAACAAACTTCACTGTGTGCACTTGCTTGTCAGCAGCTAGTAGAGGATGCATCAAGCACCATGGCAGAGATCCCGGATGACCTCACTGCCGTACTTTTAGGCGATAAAACAGTCGCAGATCCCCTGATCAGCCACAGGGATATTGCCCTCGTCAGTGCTACCGGTTCAACCGAGATGGGACGAACGGTAAGTGCTCGCGTTGCACAAAGACTTGGGCGGGTATTATTGGAACTCGGCGGAAACAACGGCATGATTGTGACCCCCTCAGCAAATCTGGATCTCGCGCTCAGAGCGATTGTTTTCGCAGCGGTGGGCACCTGTGGGCAGCGCTGCACCTCGCTGCGCAGGGTAATCGCTCACGAGAGTATCATAGATGAACTCGAAACACGCTTGATCAAGGCTTATACATCATTGCCTGTTGGCAACCCGTTTTCGGATAAAACACTGATTGGCCCTTTGGTTAACAGAGCCGCCGTAAAGCGCTTTCAAGCAGCAATCGAAACATTTCAGAAAGAAGGCAACGAAATTATCTATGGCGGGCAACTACGTGAAGATTTGGGGCCCGGTAACTATGTCACTCCGGCCATAGGAAGACAAACAGGGGACAGTCAAATAATTGGCACAGAAACCTTTGGTCCGCTGCTTTACCTCACTCCCTATGAAACACTGCCAGAAGCGATTTCGATCCACAATAGCGTCACCCAGGGGCTCTCTTCCGCCATTTTTACCTCTGACCTCCAGGAGGCAGAGCAATTCCTTGGCCCGGCAGGCTCAGACTGTGGTATCAGCAATGTGAATATCGGAACGTCCGGGGCGGAAATTGGTGGTGCTTTCGGAGGCGAGAAGGATACCGGTGGCGGTCGGGAATCTGGCAGCGATGCATGGAAAAACTACATGCGCAGAGCCACAAACACAATCAACTACGGAACTGCGCTTCCGCTTGCACAAGGTATCCAGTTTGATATCTGA
- a CDS encoding sigma-54 dependent transcriptional regulator, with the protein MRKEMKVLLIHDTDERCHNMKVILEFIGEEVVLVSGDDLQSTITGDAFSVEEYGLAILGGNKSVVKDTLSKLGALDQGLPYLILGDVDPEEVSESSAAHGKVLSRIEWPPAYNKLLDSLYRAQVYREQFNARRERGQQREIQLFRSLVGTSRGIHQVRQLMSQVADKDVSVLITGESGTGKEVVARNLHYNSKRRNKPFVPVNCGAIPAELLESELFGHEKGAFTGAISDRKGRFEMAEGGTLFLDEIGDMPLNMQVKILRVLQERTYERVGGNKTLTTDVRIIAATHKDLEEMIRNGDFREDLFYRLNVFPIEMPPLRDRVEDIPLLINELVSRMETEKRGSIRFNSAAIMSLCRHEWFGNVRELANLVERLAIMHPYGVVGVHELPHKFRHVDESDEDDAFPDNVDVRSGGLVGLDSPALLPVNGIDLKDYLGNLEKSLIQQALDESEGVVARAAERLRIRRTTLVEKVRKYGLNKEGEAD; encoded by the coding sequence ATGCGAAAAGAAATGAAGGTGCTCCTCATCCATGATACCGATGAACGGTGTCATAACATGAAAGTAATTCTAGAGTTTATTGGTGAAGAAGTCGTTTTAGTCAGTGGTGATGACTTACAGAGTACCATCACAGGTGATGCGTTTAGTGTCGAAGAATATGGGCTCGCCATACTGGGTGGGAATAAAAGTGTGGTAAAGGATACCCTGAGTAAATTGGGGGCTCTGGATCAAGGCTTGCCTTATTTGATTCTCGGCGATGTTGACCCTGAAGAGGTGTCTGAATCAAGTGCTGCACACGGCAAGGTGTTATCCCGTATTGAGTGGCCGCCAGCCTACAATAAACTGCTGGACAGCCTTTATCGCGCGCAGGTGTATCGGGAGCAATTCAATGCTCGGCGGGAGCGGGGTCAGCAGCGTGAAATTCAGTTATTCCGGTCTTTAGTGGGCACGAGTCGGGGGATCCATCAGGTTCGCCAGTTGATGTCTCAGGTTGCGGATAAAGACGTCAGTGTTTTGATTACCGGTGAATCAGGGACCGGGAAAGAGGTGGTTGCGCGAAATCTACACTATAACTCCAAGCGACGAAACAAACCTTTTGTACCTGTTAACTGCGGCGCCATTCCGGCAGAGCTGCTGGAGAGTGAGCTGTTCGGGCATGAGAAGGGCGCGTTCACAGGGGCGATATCAGACCGAAAAGGTCGGTTTGAAATGGCGGAAGGAGGTACGTTATTCCTGGATGAAATCGGTGACATGCCTTTGAATATGCAAGTCAAGATTCTGAGGGTGCTTCAAGAACGAACCTATGAACGGGTTGGCGGTAATAAAACACTGACAACCGATGTGAGAATTATTGCAGCCACGCATAAAGACCTTGAAGAAATGATTCGCAATGGCGATTTCCGAGAGGATCTATTTTATCGCTTAAATGTTTTCCCCATTGAAATGCCGCCTCTGAGAGATCGAGTGGAAGATATTCCGTTATTGATTAATGAGCTTGTCTCCCGCATGGAAACCGAGAAGCGGGGATCCATTCGTTTTAACTCTGCAGCGATTATGAGCCTGTGTCGCCATGAATGGTTTGGTAATGTACGTGAATTGGCTAATTTGGTAGAGCGTCTGGCGATAATGCATCCCTATGGCGTGGTGGGTGTACATGAATTGCCCCATAAGTTCCGGCATGTGGATGAATCCGATGAAGATGATGCATTTCCTGATAATGTGGATGTCCGTTCGGGGGGGCTGGTAGGGCTCGATTCGCCCGCTTTATTACCGGTCAATGGCATCGATTTGAAGGATTACTTGGGTAACCTTGAAAAGTCATTGATTCAGCAAGCACTTGATGAAAGTGAGGGGGTTGTCGCCCGAGCTGCAGAACGATTGCGCATTCGTCGTACTACCTTGGTTGAAAAGGTAAGGAAGTATGGCTTGAACAAAGAGGGCGAGGCAGACTGA
- a CDS encoding flagellar protein FliT produces MSLDYSNLEQIKCALFASFEKEDWDSVEALDSQLTTEVENLVNRAAFAGQNERDALQSMLRDIQSEYQRMLIEAKDKQSELGRQLKQLNNEHKAASRYIDSAKYR; encoded by the coding sequence ATGAGTTTGGACTACAGCAATCTTGAACAAATTAAATGTGCACTGTTCGCGAGCTTTGAAAAAGAGGACTGGGATAGCGTTGAGGCATTGGACTCTCAATTGACGACAGAGGTGGAAAACCTGGTCAACCGTGCCGCGTTTGCCGGGCAGAATGAGCGCGATGCGCTTCAGAGTATGCTGCGAGATATTCAAAGCGAATATCAGCGAATGTTGATCGAAGCAAAGGATAAACAGTCTGAGCTTGGAAGACAGCTCAAACAACTTAATAATGAACACAAAGCCGCAAGTCGTTATATTGATTCAGCGAAGTACCGGTAA